One segment of Struthio camelus isolate bStrCam1 chromosome 25, bStrCam1.hap1, whole genome shotgun sequence DNA contains the following:
- the RAMP2 gene encoding receptor activity-modifying protein 2 isoform X1, with amino-acid sequence MTLPRSAPPARPPGCLPSARETRDFTTQPRRDYGEIHNQTAPVRGKELLPVISIEILVPVVSRQPFAGWHRARRRAPAGSAAGSCCCCCGPGWAAPAPRRRASARTRGRARRRPPPTGRLSSWRCWEFFVELMRNVTAPQLCEWKVISRPYSLLQACLEDWADQLNYGYPNALAEQYIFQSHHHYFQNCTLQHQVFDPPEDVLLAMIIAPICLIPFLVTLVIWRSKDGKAQP; translated from the exons ATGACGCTCCCCCGGtccgctccccccgcccggccgccgggctgcctgccctccgcgCGGGAGACGAGGGATTTCACAACCCAGCCCAGACGGGATTACGGAGAAATACACAA TCAAACTGCCCCTGTCAGAGGAAAGGAGTTGCTTCCTGTTATTTCCATTGAAATACTTGTCCCGGTCGTTAGCCGGCAGCCTTTTGCAGGATGGCACCGCGCGCGCCGACGGGCTccggccggctccgccgccggctcctgctgctgctgctgtggg CCGGGCTGGGCCGCGCCGGCGCCCAGGCGGAGGGCTTCGGCCAGGACGCGAGGACGAGCCCGCCGGCGGCCACCTCCAACTGGACGGCTCAGCTCGTGG AGGTGCTGGGAGTTCTTCGTGGAGCTCATGAGGAACGTGACGGCGCCGCAGCTCTGCGAGTGGAAGGTCATCAGCAG GCCCTACAGCTTGCTCCAGGCCTGCCTGGAGGACTGGGCTGACCAGCTGAACTACGGCTACCCCAACGCGCTGGCGGAGCAGTACATCTTCCAGAGCCACCACCACTACTTCCAGAACTGCACGCTGCAGCACCAGGTCTTCGACCCGCCCGAGGACGTGCTGCTGGCCATGATCATCGCCCCCATCTGCCTCATCCCCTTCCTCGTCACCCTGGTCATCTGGCGCAGCAAGGACGGCAAGGCGCAGCCCtga
- the RAMP2 gene encoding receptor activity-modifying protein 2 isoform X2, producing MAPRAPTGSGRLRRRLLLLLLWAGLGRAGAQAEGFGQDARTSPPAATSNWTAQLVEEMYVNITQRCWEFFVELMRNVTAPQLCEWKVISRPYSLLQACLEDWADQLNYGYPNALAEQYIFQSHHHYFQNCTLQHQVFDPPEDVLLAMIIAPICLIPFLVTLVIWRSKDGKAQP from the exons ATGGCACCGCGCGCGCCGACGGGCTccggccggctccgccgccggctcctgctgctgctgctgtggg CCGGGCTGGGCCGCGCCGGCGCCCAGGCGGAGGGCTTCGGCCAGGACGCGAGGACGAGCCCGCCGGCGGCCACCTCCAACTGGACGGCTCAGCTCGTGG AGGAGATGTACGTCAACATCACGCAGAGGTGCTGGGAGTTCTTCGTGGAGCTCATGAGGAACGTGACGGCGCCGCAGCTCTGCGAGTGGAAGGTCATCAGCAG GCCCTACAGCTTGCTCCAGGCCTGCCTGGAGGACTGGGCTGACCAGCTGAACTACGGCTACCCCAACGCGCTGGCGGAGCAGTACATCTTCCAGAGCCACCACCACTACTTCCAGAACTGCACGCTGCAGCACCAGGTCTTCGACCCGCCCGAGGACGTGCTGCTGGCCATGATCATCGCCCCCATCTGCCTCATCCCCTTCCTCGTCACCCTGGTCATCTGGCGCAGCAAGGACGGCAAGGCGCAGCCCtga